In a genomic window of Saccharothrix sp. HUAS TT1:
- a CDS encoding sugar phosphate isomerase/epimerase family protein has product MSTTSVQLYSVRDAFAADPLDTLRRLAAIGFTRVEPYGVLENAEVLRTALPDLGITAPTAHAQLIGADQAAVFAAAADCGVEVVIDPFVDPERWRDPADVAATASALNAAAEVAADHGLRVGYHNHWWELASRIDGRSAFEVLADRLDPAVVLEVDTYWATVGGEDAPALLRRLGGRVHAIHVKDGGLARDGSGQVPAGQGRVPVADVLAAAPDALRVVEFDAYDGDVFAGIAASRAFLAEVGA; this is encoded by the coding sequence ATGAGCACAACGTCCGTGCAGCTGTACTCCGTCCGCGACGCGTTCGCGGCCGACCCGCTCGACACCCTGCGACGACTCGCCGCGATCGGCTTCACCCGGGTCGAGCCCTACGGGGTCCTGGAGAACGCCGAGGTGCTGCGCACCGCGTTGCCGGACCTGGGCATCACCGCCCCGACCGCGCACGCCCAGCTCATCGGCGCCGACCAGGCCGCCGTCTTCGCCGCCGCCGCGGACTGCGGCGTCGAGGTCGTGATCGACCCGTTCGTGGACCCCGAGCGGTGGCGCGACCCGGCCGACGTCGCCGCCACCGCGTCCGCCCTCAACGCCGCCGCAGAGGTCGCCGCGGACCACGGCCTGCGCGTCGGCTACCACAACCACTGGTGGGAGCTCGCGTCCCGGATCGACGGCCGCAGCGCGTTCGAGGTGCTGGCCGATCGGCTCGACCCGGCGGTGGTGCTGGAGGTCGACACCTACTGGGCCACGGTCGGCGGTGAGGACGCGCCCGCGCTGCTGCGCCGGCTCGGCGGGCGGGTGCACGCGATCCACGTCAAGGACGGCGGGCTCGCGCGGGACGGTTCCGGCCAGGTGCCCGCCGGGCAGGGCCGGGTGCCGGTGGCCGACGTGCTGGCCGCCGCGCCGGACGCGTTGCGGGTGGTCGAGTTCGACGCCTACGACGGCGACGTGTTCGCCGGGATCGCGGCCAGCCGCGCGTTCCTCGCGGAGGTCGGGGCGTGA
- a CDS encoding MerR family transcriptional regulator, translating to MSTKEPRWSVGALAEAAGMTVRTLHHYDQLGLLRPSERTASGHRRYTEADLHRLYQVRLLRRLGMSLEEIGDVLADTSDPGPLADVLAVHLERLDEQAWRLNALRRQTRGLLVRLTAPTRPDSDKLLALLGSTTIFDQHLTREQRDLLDQHAAEVGPEARERLDEEWPAVLARVVEHYRAGAPVTDPAVRETARRLAGVGETFAAGDPDILRSMSAFFRRHGRGVLRDVLPGQRLDDLGDDFWDYLGRLHATSSDE from the coding sequence GTGAGCACGAAGGAGCCCCGCTGGAGCGTCGGCGCACTGGCCGAGGCCGCCGGCATGACGGTGCGGACGCTGCACCACTACGACCAGCTCGGCCTGCTCCGACCGAGCGAGCGCACCGCGTCCGGGCACCGCCGCTACACCGAGGCGGACCTGCACCGGCTCTACCAGGTCCGGCTGCTGCGCAGGCTGGGCATGTCGCTGGAGGAGATCGGCGACGTGCTGGCCGACACCTCCGACCCCGGACCGCTGGCCGACGTGCTCGCGGTCCACTTGGAACGGCTGGACGAGCAGGCATGGCGGCTGAACGCGCTGCGCCGCCAGACGAGGGGTCTGCTCGTCCGGCTCACCGCCCCGACCCGGCCGGACTCGGACAAGCTGCTGGCCCTGCTGGGCAGCACGACCATCTTCGACCAGCACCTCACCCGGGAGCAGCGCGACCTGCTGGACCAGCACGCCGCCGAGGTCGGCCCGGAGGCGCGCGAGCGGCTGGACGAGGAGTGGCCCGCGGTGCTCGCCCGGGTGGTCGAGCACTACCGCGCGGGCGCCCCGGTGACGGACCCGGCCGTCCGGGAGACCGCTCGACGCCTGGCCGGCGTCGGCGAGACGTTCGCCGCCGGCGATCCGGACATCCTGCGCTCGATGTCCGCGTTCTTCCGCCGCCACGGCCGCGGCGTGCTGCGGGACGTGCTGCCGGGCCAGCGCTTGGACGACCTGGGCGACGACTTCTGGGACTACCTGGGTCGCCTGCATGCGACATCGTCGGACGAATGA
- a CDS encoding Gfo/Idh/MocA family protein translates to MTAPLGVGVVGAGTISDTYLANLTTFPDVRVLAVADLDPERAAAQAARHGVPRACGVADLLADPDVGLVVNLTIPAAHVEVSRAALEAGKHVWVEKPLGLDRAGVRALLDLAASRGLRVACAPDTVLGAGWQTARRAVDAGVIGEPRTALALFQIPGPESWHPAPEFLFQAGGGPLLDMGPYYLTGLVHLLGPIRRVTGTGGRSRDTRVIGSGPRAGVEFAVTVPTTVAAMVEFERGGAAQVLFSFDSALTRTGFVEVGGTLGTAVLPDPNRFDGATELHLPDGGQTLAAQGHPASRGTGVLELARSIRAGEPERASGALAYHVLDAMLAIEESIAEGRPVDVASTVEPPPPLPVDWDPRSRT, encoded by the coding sequence GTGACCGCGCCGCTGGGCGTCGGCGTCGTCGGCGCGGGCACCATCAGCGACACCTACCTGGCCAACCTCACCACGTTCCCGGACGTGCGGGTGCTCGCCGTCGCCGACCTCGACCCGGAGCGGGCGGCGGCGCAGGCGGCCAGGCACGGCGTGCCGCGCGCGTGCGGCGTGGCCGACCTGCTCGCCGACCCCGACGTCGGGCTGGTGGTCAACCTGACCATCCCGGCCGCGCACGTCGAGGTGAGCCGCGCCGCGCTGGAAGCGGGCAAGCACGTGTGGGTGGAGAAGCCGCTCGGGCTGGACCGCGCCGGCGTCCGCGCGCTGCTCGACCTGGCCGCGAGCCGGGGCCTGCGGGTCGCGTGCGCGCCCGACACCGTGCTGGGCGCGGGGTGGCAGACCGCGCGGCGGGCGGTGGACGCCGGGGTGATCGGCGAGCCGCGCACCGCGCTGGCGCTGTTCCAGATCCCCGGCCCGGAGAGCTGGCACCCCGCGCCCGAGTTCCTGTTCCAGGCGGGCGGCGGGCCGCTGCTCGACATGGGGCCGTACTACCTGACCGGGCTGGTGCACCTGCTCGGCCCGATCCGCCGGGTCACCGGCACCGGCGGCCGGTCGCGGGACACCAGGGTCATCGGGTCCGGGCCGCGGGCGGGCGTCGAGTTCGCGGTGACCGTGCCGACCACGGTCGCGGCGATGGTGGAGTTCGAGCGCGGCGGTGCGGCGCAGGTGCTGTTCAGCTTCGACTCGGCGTTGACGCGCACGGGTTTCGTGGAGGTCGGCGGGACGCTGGGCACCGCCGTGCTGCCCGACCCCAACCGGTTCGACGGCGCCACCGAGCTGCACCTGCCCGACGGCGGGCAAACGCTTGCGGCACAAGGGCACCCGGCGTCGCGCGGCACCGGCGTGCTGGAGCTGGCGCGGTCGATCCGGGCGGGCGAGCCGGAACGGGCGTCCGGCGCGCTCGCCTACCACGTGCTCGACGCGATGCTCGCGATCGAGGAGTCCATCGCCGAGGGGCGTCCGGTGGACGTCGCCAGCACCGTCGAACCGCCGCCCCCGCTGCCGGTCGACTGGGACCCGCGCAGCCGGACGTGA
- a CDS encoding LysR family transcriptional regulator, whose protein sequence is MDTEAVRSFVRAAELGQLGHAADELGVTQQAVSKRIAALERELGVRLFTRTARGVEPTLDGQAFLPHARGIVAGVERAVTAIRPGSRALRVDVLGYRSAQAAVLHDYWRAHPGTDLDVVTLKTGDPHVAVAAIRAGDVDASFRTVTDPAALPPDVRMAHLLDFPLELLVGPRHPLAGARTLTPDLLRPHRIWVPGIAPRSEWAEFYDQLAAGLGLRVDGAGPNFGVEALFDTLADSADVATLVGARDRLIWPGGYDLRRIPVAGPTIAYPLSLLFRRDDPPAGLRPIIDHFRGLAAPPEPTWRPSWARGDG, encoded by the coding sequence GTGGACACGGAAGCGGTGCGGTCGTTCGTCCGGGCGGCCGAGCTGGGGCAGCTGGGGCACGCCGCCGACGAGCTGGGCGTGACCCAGCAGGCGGTCTCGAAGCGGATCGCCGCCCTGGAGCGGGAGCTGGGGGTCCGCCTGTTCACCCGCACCGCCCGGGGGGTCGAGCCGACGCTGGACGGCCAGGCGTTCCTCCCGCACGCCCGCGGCATCGTCGCGGGCGTCGAGCGCGCCGTCACCGCGATCAGGCCGGGCTCGCGGGCACTGCGCGTCGACGTCCTCGGCTACCGGAGCGCGCAGGCCGCCGTGCTCCACGACTACTGGCGGGCGCACCCCGGGACCGACCTCGACGTGGTGACGTTGAAGACCGGCGACCCGCACGTCGCGGTCGCCGCCATCCGGGCGGGCGACGTGGACGCCTCCTTCCGCACCGTCACCGACCCGGCCGCGCTGCCGCCCGACGTCCGGATGGCGCACCTGCTCGACTTCCCGCTGGAACTCCTGGTCGGCCCCCGGCACCCGCTCGCCGGCGCGCGCACGCTGACACCGGACCTGCTGCGCCCGCACCGGATCTGGGTGCCGGGCATCGCGCCGCGCAGCGAGTGGGCGGAGTTCTACGACCAGCTCGCCGCCGGGCTCGGCCTCCGCGTCGACGGCGCGGGCCCGAACTTCGGCGTCGAAGCCCTCTTCGACACCCTCGCGGACTCCGCGGACGTGGCCACCCTGGTCGGCGCCCGCGACCGCCTGATCTGGCCGGGCGGCTACGACCTGCGCCGCATCCCGGTGGCGGGCCCGACGATCGCCTACCCGCTGTCCCTCCTCTTCCGGCGGGACGACCCGCCCGCCGGCCTCCGGCCGATCATCGACCACTTCCGCGGCCTGGCGGCGCCTCCCGAGCCGACGTGGCGGCCGTCCTGGGCTCGCGGCGACGGCTAG
- a CDS encoding DUF4097 family beta strand repeat-containing protein: MQTFATPAPISAVIDIPAGRLRLIAADRADTAVEVRPADASKSRDVKVAEQTSVAYSDGVLRVHATAKNQFLGSSGFIEVTIQLPAGSHVEAKAAGADFRGVGRFGDVAFEGAHGSIKVDEAASARLTTQAGDVAVGRLDGPAEISTGKGDIRVAEAVRGTVVLRTLSGDVSIDAAAGVPASLDAGTAHGRIDNALLNTGGTPELAIHATTAHGDIAARSL, from the coding sequence ATGCAGACCTTCGCCACCCCCGCCCCCATCTCCGCCGTCATCGACATCCCCGCCGGGCGCCTCCGGCTGATCGCCGCCGACCGGGCCGACACCGCGGTCGAGGTCCGGCCCGCGGACGCCTCGAAGAGCCGCGACGTGAAGGTGGCCGAGCAGACCTCGGTGGCCTACAGCGACGGAGTCCTGCGCGTCCACGCCACCGCGAAGAACCAGTTCCTCGGCAGCTCCGGGTTCATCGAGGTGACCATCCAGCTGCCCGCCGGCTCGCACGTCGAGGCCAAGGCGGCCGGCGCGGACTTCCGGGGCGTCGGACGGTTCGGCGACGTCGCCTTCGAGGGGGCGCACGGCTCGATCAAGGTCGACGAGGCCGCGAGCGCCCGCCTCACCACGCAGGCCGGCGACGTCGCGGTCGGCCGCCTCGACGGCCCGGCGGAGATCAGCACCGGCAAGGGCGACATCCGGGTCGCCGAGGCCGTGCGCGGCACGGTCGTGCTGCGCACCCTGTCCGGCGACGTCTCGATCGACGCCGCCGCCGGTGTTCCCGCCTCCTTGGACGCCGGCACCGCCCATGGCCGGATCGACAACGCGCTGCTGAACACCGGAGGCACCCCTGAGCTGGCCATCCACGCGACGACCGCGCACGGCGACATCGCCGCACGCAGCCTCTGA
- a CDS encoding DPP IV N-terminal domain-containing protein gives MTTAEDYRAAEQLFRRPVRPGELVVGDKVRPRWIDGGARFWYPVADGGGRRFVLVDPAAGTREPAFDHARLAAALAEASGQPVDPAALPFDAIEPTGDAVGFGAFGEHWRCRLDSYTCERAESAPPGSPLDVPSPDGRFAVSQRGHDLWARSLSDGREWALTTDGEPHHGYGPGPEATGNSTLLRKIGLPHLPPAVAWSPDSTRVLAHRTDERDVRRTHLVEARPADGGAPRLHTQRYAYAGDEVLPRAELVVLDVATGAVVRAQAEPLLMPTLSPITAQWAWWAPDGSAVYYLDRPRDPRTLSLRRLDPVTGEVTTVLGETGETRVEPNQWLFEPPIVRVLADEVLWYSQRDGWGHLYRYDLRTGELLGRVTSGEWAVREVLHVDEVGRVVHFTASGLVEDDPYRRTVCRVGLDGSGFARLTDDELDHVVTTSANGEWLVDSASTVDTPPVTTVRDRSGRVLVELERADVGRLAATGWTPPERFRVKAADGVTDVYGVLHRPRGFDPARRYPVVDSVYPGPQLNRVAPGFDPGGTGLDAEPLAALGFVVVALDGRGTPGRDKSFHDASYGRLADAGGLADHVAALRQLAAARPWMDLDRVGVMGHSGGGFAAARALLDFPEVFKVGVALSGSHDARCFNPGFVEAYDGADDPGAWARSSNVDIADRLAGKLLLVHGELDDQVHPDHTLRLADRLVAADKDFELLVVPGAEHTFIDCLTYVRKRCWDFLVRELAGTRPPAYRPEPIPLGPELLGELFG, from the coding sequence ATGACCACCGCAGAGGACTACCGAGCCGCGGAACAGCTGTTCCGCCGTCCCGTCCGCCCCGGCGAACTCGTCGTCGGCGACAAGGTCCGACCGCGGTGGATCGACGGCGGCGCCCGGTTCTGGTACCCGGTCGCCGACGGCGGCGGCAGGCGGTTCGTGCTGGTCGACCCGGCGGCCGGCACCCGCGAACCCGCCTTCGACCACGCCCGGCTGGCCGCCGCGCTGGCCGAGGCGTCCGGGCAGCCGGTCGACCCCGCGGCCCTGCCGTTCGACGCCATCGAGCCGACCGGGGACGCGGTGGGGTTCGGCGCGTTCGGCGAGCACTGGCGCTGCCGCCTCGACTCCTACACCTGCGAGCGGGCCGAGTCCGCGCCGCCGGGCAGCCCGCTGGACGTGCCGTCGCCCGACGGGCGGTTCGCCGTCTCGCAACGGGGTCACGACCTGTGGGCGCGTTCGCTGTCCGACGGCCGGGAGTGGGCGTTGACCACCGACGGCGAGCCGCACCACGGGTACGGCCCGGGCCCGGAGGCCACGGGCAACAGCACGTTGCTGCGCAAGATCGGCCTGCCGCACCTGCCGCCCGCGGTGGCCTGGTCGCCGGACTCGACCAGGGTGCTGGCGCACCGGACCGACGAGCGCGACGTCCGGCGGACCCACCTGGTGGAGGCCAGGCCCGCCGACGGCGGCGCTCCCCGCCTGCACACCCAGCGGTACGCCTACGCCGGTGACGAGGTCCTGCCGCGGGCCGAGCTGGTGGTGCTGGACGTCGCCACCGGCGCGGTGGTCCGCGCGCAGGCCGAGCCGCTGCTGATGCCCACCCTGTCGCCGATCACGGCCCAGTGGGCGTGGTGGGCGCCGGACGGCTCGGCGGTGTACTACCTCGACCGGCCGCGCGACCCGCGCACGCTCTCCCTGCGCCGGCTGGACCCGGTCACCGGCGAGGTCACCACCGTGCTCGGCGAGACCGGGGAGACCCGGGTGGAGCCCAACCAGTGGCTGTTCGAGCCGCCGATCGTGCGGGTGCTCGCCGACGAGGTGCTGTGGTACTCGCAGCGAGACGGCTGGGGGCACCTCTACCGGTACGACCTGCGCACCGGCGAGCTGCTGGGGCGGGTCACCTCCGGCGAGTGGGCGGTGCGCGAGGTGCTGCACGTGGACGAGGTCGGGCGGGTGGTCCACTTCACCGCGTCCGGGCTGGTCGAGGACGACCCGTACCGGCGCACGGTGTGCCGGGTCGGGTTGGACGGCTCCGGCTTCGCCCGGCTCACCGACGACGAGCTGGACCACGTCGTCACCACGTCGGCCAACGGGGAGTGGCTCGTCGACTCCGCGTCCACTGTGGACACGCCGCCGGTGACGACGGTCCGCGACCGGTCCGGGCGGGTGCTGGTCGAGCTGGAGCGCGCCGACGTCGGCAGGCTCGCCGCCACCGGCTGGACGCCGCCGGAGCGGTTCCGGGTCAAGGCGGCCGACGGGGTGACGGACGTCTACGGCGTGCTGCACCGGCCGCGCGGCTTCGACCCCGCGCGGCGCTACCCGGTGGTGGACAGCGTCTACCCCGGCCCGCAGCTCAACCGGGTCGCCCCGGGCTTCGACCCCGGCGGGACGGGCCTGGACGCGGAACCCCTGGCCGCGCTCGGTTTCGTGGTGGTGGCGCTGGACGGGCGGGGCACCCCGGGCCGGGACAAGTCGTTCCACGACGCCTCCTACGGCCGCTTGGCCGACGCGGGCGGCCTGGCCGACCACGTCGCGGCGCTGCGGCAGCTGGCCGCGGCCCGGCCGTGGATGGACCTCGACCGGGTGGGCGTGATGGGCCACTCCGGTGGCGGGTTCGCCGCGGCGCGGGCGCTGCTGGACTTCCCGGAGGTGTTCAAGGTCGGCGTCGCCCTCTCCGGTTCGCACGACGCCCGGTGCTTCAACCCCGGCTTCGTGGAGGCGTACGACGGCGCGGACGACCCCGGGGCGTGGGCGCGTTCGTCCAACGTGGACATCGCGGACCGGCTGGCGGGCAAGCTCCTGCTGGTCCACGGCGAGCTGGACGACCAGGTCCACCCGGACCACACGCTGCGGCTGGCCGATCGGCTCGTCGCCGCCGACAAGGACTTCGAGCTGCTGGTCGTGCCGGGCGCCGAGCACACGTTCATCGACTGCCTGACCTACGTCCGCAAGCGCTGCTGGGACTTCCTGGTGCGCGAGCTGGCGGGCACCCGGCCGCCCGCCTACCGCCCCGAGCCCATCCCCCTCGGCCCCGAACTGCTCGGCGAGCTGTTCGGCTGA
- a CDS encoding alpha/beta hydrolase produces MTKGGNVFRRTSLLITALALLGGSLTDVAGAEPGFTARLPAPTGPHRVGVTALHLVDADRPDPWLAGVPRGVVVSVHYPALHVRGHPVAPQFTPAEARLLPAFVPLLYPALPTSGIDWGAALTHSHVDAPAQPVRRPVVLYSPGLVDPRALGGSVAEELASRGYVVVTVDHPGETAVVELPGGPRTFGLPGVPSTDPRLYRDVIAARLADTDLVLDRLAVLAAGGNPDAEGRALPANLGRAVDLRRVGVYGHGLGGTIAAEAMHEDHERRIDAAIDMEGLLDYHPEQPGQDGELLPVARDGVDRPLLLLGTEGFQDDRYRRGWSAVLAHGCARQHVIAGADHWALTDFAAVVPQLHAAGLVDDAGRDSLVGPLDPAVSVPTVRGLVVSFFDRHLRRAERC; encoded by the coding sequence ATGACCAAAGGGGGGAACGTGTTCCGCAGGACGAGTCTGCTCATCACAGCCCTGGCGCTGCTCGGCGGGAGCCTGACCGACGTCGCCGGGGCGGAGCCGGGGTTCACCGCGCGGCTGCCCGCGCCGACCGGCCCGCACCGCGTCGGCGTCACCGCGCTGCACCTGGTGGACGCCGACCGGCCGGACCCGTGGCTCGCGGGCGTGCCGCGCGGGGTGGTGGTCTCGGTGCACTACCCGGCGCTGCACGTCCGCGGCCACCCGGTCGCGCCGCAGTTCACGCCCGCCGAGGCCCGGCTGCTGCCCGCGTTCGTCCCGCTGCTCTACCCGGCGCTGCCGACGAGCGGGATCGACTGGGGCGCGGCCCTCACCCACTCGCACGTGGACGCGCCCGCGCAGCCCGTGCGGCGGCCCGTCGTGCTGTACAGCCCCGGCCTGGTCGACCCGCGCGCGCTGGGGGGCTCCGTCGCCGAGGAGCTGGCGAGCCGGGGCTACGTGGTGGTGACGGTCGACCACCCCGGCGAGACCGCCGTGGTCGAGCTGCCCGGCGGTCCCCGGACGTTCGGGCTGCCCGGCGTCCCGAGCACGGACCCGCGGCTGTACCGGGACGTGATCGCCGCCCGGCTCGCCGACACCGACCTCGTGCTCGACCGGTTGGCGGTCCTGGCGGCGGGCGGCAACCCCGACGCGGAGGGCCGGGCGCTGCCCGCGAACCTCGGCCGCGCTGTGGACCTGCGCCGGGTGGGCGTGTACGGCCACGGGTTGGGCGGCACGATCGCCGCCGAGGCGATGCACGAGGACCACGAACGCCGGATCGACGCGGCGATCGACATGGAGGGCCTCCTGGACTACCACCCGGAACAGCCCGGTCAGGACGGCGAGCTGCTGCCCGTCGCCAGGGACGGCGTCGACCGGCCGTTGCTGCTGCTCGGCACCGAGGGCTTCCAGGACGACCGGTACCGGCGCGGGTGGTCGGCGGTGCTCGCCCACGGGTGCGCCCGGCAGCACGTCATCGCCGGTGCCGACCACTGGGCGTTGACCGACTTCGCCGCCGTGGTCCCGCAGCTGCACGCCGCCGGCCTGGTGGACGACGCCGGCCGCGACTCGCTGGTCGGCCCGCTCGACCCGGCCGTGTCGGTGCCGACCGTGCGCGGCCTGGTGGTCTCGTTCTTCGACCGGCACCTGCGCCGGGCCGAGCGCTGCTAG
- a CDS encoding TetR/AcrR family transcriptional regulator, whose protein sequence is MTGGYLKGRLRREDIITAAVAVYGEAGYHGSSLREIAKRAGITHAGLLYYFPTKEALLAAVLERRDAEDAEREQLQAPPGLDVLRHFLALAEHNVRHPGIVDLYSRLAAEAVAADHPAHDYFVRHYRAAREGVVDSFHALAERGELRAHVDPPTAALTFIALMDGLQVQWLTEPAEVDLVGALRSYLAGLLTVPLD, encoded by the coding sequence GTGACCGGCGGCTACCTGAAGGGCCGGCTGCGCCGCGAGGACATCATCACCGCGGCCGTCGCGGTCTACGGGGAGGCCGGCTACCACGGCTCGTCGCTGCGCGAGATCGCCAAGCGCGCCGGGATCACGCACGCCGGGCTGCTGTACTACTTCCCGACCAAGGAGGCGCTGCTCGCCGCCGTCCTCGAACGCCGGGACGCGGAGGACGCCGAGCGCGAGCAGCTGCAAGCACCGCCCGGTCTCGACGTCCTGCGCCACTTCCTGGCCCTGGCCGAGCACAACGTCCGCCACCCCGGCATCGTGGACCTCTACTCCCGGCTGGCCGCCGAGGCCGTCGCCGCCGACCACCCCGCGCACGACTACTTCGTCCGCCACTACCGGGCGGCCCGCGAGGGCGTGGTGGACTCGTTCCACGCCCTCGCCGAGCGCGGCGAGCTGCGCGCCCACGTCGACCCGCCGACCGCCGCGCTCACGTTCATCGCGCTGATGGACGGCCTCCAGGTCCAGTGGCTCACCGAGCCGGCCGAGGTGGACCTGGTCGGCGCGCTGCGGTCCTACCTGGCCGGTCTGCTCACCGTCCCCCTCGACTGA
- a CDS encoding MFS transporter: MRAELGADFGRLWSAYAVSTCGTWIAFGAFPLIAVQVLHSPPFAVSLLATAGLVVPALVAAPLGPWVEHRAKRPVLVATDLVRFLALASVPGAHLLGLLSYGHLLAVSIVTGTAGIAFTAASGAYLKHLVPGDRLLVANGRFEATAWVATAAGPPLGGVLIGLLGPVVTVAADALSHLLSAFGVRRLRHDVVAPRAPVGRSRGADLLEGWRFVLRDPVLRLLFANSAAVGGLISATVPLLAVLLLGEYGFTAWQYGLAFGVPALGGFVGARLSARLVARHGRRRVLIAAGRLRAFFPLGLALAHPGVTGLLTVIVVEALLITCMGVFNPVNATERLRRTPADRTARVLGAWSTGSRLAQALLTAIWGVLATLTSPLTAITASGVLLLATPLLLPKAL; the protein is encoded by the coding sequence GTGCGCGCGGAACTGGGGGCCGACTTCGGTCGGCTGTGGTCGGCCTACGCCGTGAGCACGTGCGGCACGTGGATCGCCTTCGGCGCGTTCCCGCTCATCGCGGTCCAGGTGCTGCACTCGCCGCCGTTCGCCGTCTCGCTCCTCGCCACCGCCGGGCTCGTCGTCCCGGCGCTCGTCGCGGCGCCGCTGGGGCCGTGGGTCGAGCACCGGGCCAAGCGGCCGGTGCTGGTCGCGACGGACCTGGTCCGCTTCCTCGCGCTGGCGAGCGTCCCGGGCGCGCACCTGCTCGGCCTGCTGTCCTACGGGCACCTGCTGGCGGTCTCGATCGTCACCGGGACGGCGGGCATCGCGTTCACCGCCGCGTCCGGCGCCTACCTGAAGCACCTCGTGCCCGGCGACCGCCTCCTGGTCGCGAACGGCCGGTTCGAGGCGACGGCGTGGGTGGCGACCGCGGCGGGCCCACCCCTCGGCGGGGTGCTGATCGGGCTGCTCGGCCCGGTCGTCACGGTGGCCGCCGACGCCCTCAGCCACCTGCTGTCCGCGTTCGGGGTCCGCCGCCTCCGCCACGACGTCGTGGCGCCCCGCGCCCCGGTCGGCCGGTCGCGCGGGGCCGACCTGCTCGAAGGCTGGCGGTTCGTCCTCCGCGACCCCGTGCTGCGGCTGCTGTTCGCCAACTCCGCGGCGGTCGGCGGCCTGATCAGCGCCACCGTCCCGCTGCTGGCCGTCCTGCTGCTCGGCGAGTACGGCTTCACCGCCTGGCAGTACGGCCTGGCGTTCGGCGTGCCCGCGCTCGGCGGCTTCGTCGGGGCCCGGCTGTCGGCGCGCCTCGTCGCCCGCCACGGCCGGCGCCGGGTGCTGATCGCCGCCGGCCGGCTGCGCGCGTTCTTCCCGCTGGGCCTCGCCCTCGCCCACCCCGGCGTCACCGGGCTGCTCACGGTGATCGTCGTGGAGGCGCTGCTGATCACCTGCATGGGCGTCTTCAACCCCGTCAACGCGACCGAGCGCCTGCGACGCACCCCCGCCGACCGCACCGCGCGGGTGCTCGGCGCGTGGAGCACCGGCAGCAGGCTCGCGCAGGCGCTCCTCACCGCGATCTGGGGCGTCCTCGCGACCCTCACCAGCCCGCTCACCGCGATCACCGCCTCCGGCGTCCTCCTCCTCGCCACCCCGCTGCTGCTGCCGAAGGCCCTCTAG